The Pseudomonas fragi DNA window CCGCACCAGGCGGTTGAGCAGTTGCAGCAGGCTTTGTTTGCTGCGCCGAGGCTTGATTTCATAGTGTTCATGGTCGCCAAACACCAACCCGCCGACACGGTCGTTATGGCCCAGCGCGGCCCAGCCGATCAGGCTGGCGGCCTGGGCGGCGAGCACCGACTTGAACATCAGCCCCGAACCGAAAAACAGCCGGCGGCTTTGTTCGGCGAGGATAAAGATCGGCCGCTCGCGCTCCTCATGGAACATCTTGGTATGAGGTTCCTGGGTGCGGGCGGTGACGCGCCAGTCGATGGTGCGTACATCGTCGCCGGCCTGATAGACCCGTACCTGGTCGAAGTCGACCCCGCGCCCGCGCAGCTTGGAGTGATGCAAGCCCACCAGCGGGCTGCGCTGGCTTGGCGAAGAAAACAGCTGCACCTCGCGCACCCGGTGACGCATCTCGATGAGTTGCGCCAGGGTGATGCGGATACCGGGCTCGGCGGGCAGGGGGGTGTTCATCGGTCAGGCAACGGCAACGACGTCGAGGATGCGCTGCACCACGCGGTCCTGGTCGATACCGGCGGCCTCGGCTTCGAACGACAGGATGATGCGGTGGCGCAGCACGTCAAACAACACGGCCTGGATGTCTTCGGGGCTGACAAAGTCGCGCCCGGCCAGCCAGGCATGGGCCCGTGCGCAGCGGTCCAGGGCAATCGAGCCACGCGGGCTGGCGCCGTAGGCGATCCATTCGGCCATTTCCGGGTCGAACTTGCCCGGAGTACGGGTGGCCATCACCAGTTGCACCAGGTACTCCTCCACCGCATCGGCCATGTACAGGCCGAGGATCTCCTTGCGTGCGGCGAAGATGGCCTGCTGGCTGACCCGGCGCTCGGGTTTGGTTTCGCCATTGAGCGCCTCGCCACGGGCCTGCTGCAGGATGCGGCGCTCGACGGCGGCGTCCGGGAAGCCGATTTTTACATGCATCAGAAAACGGTCGAGCTGGGCCTCGGGCAGCGGGTAGGTGCCTTCCTGCTCGATGGGGTTTTGCGTGGCCATCACCAAAAACAGCGGCGACAGCTCGTAGGTGCTGCGCCCGACGCTCACCTGGCGTTCGGCCATGGCTTCGAGCAGCGCCGATTGCACCTTGGCCGGGGCACGGTTGATTTCATCCGCCAGCACCAGGTTATGAAAGATCGGCCCTTGTTGAAACACGAAACTGCCGGTTTCGGGGCGATAGATCTCGGTGCCGGTGATGTCGGCGGGCAGCAGGTCGGGGGTGAACTGGATTCGATGGAACTGCGCTTCAATGCC harbors:
- a CDS encoding AAA family ATPase, with amino-acid sequence MEHREALLALRTFLSTQILGQEKLIDRLLIALLADGHMLVEGAPGLAKTKAIKELAEGIEAQFHRIQFTPDLLPADITGTEIYRPETGSFVFQQGPIFHNLVLADEINRAPAKVQSALLEAMAERQVSVGRSTYELSPLFLVMATQNPIEQEGTYPLPEAQLDRFLMHVKIGFPDAAVERRILQQARGEALNGETKPERRVSQQAIFAARKEILGLYMADAVEEYLVQLVMATRTPGKFDPEMAEWIAYGASPRGSIALDRCARAHAWLAGRDFVSPEDIQAVLFDVLRHRIILSFEAEAAGIDQDRVVQRILDVVAVA
- a CDS encoding DUF58 domain-containing protein, yielding MNTPLPAEPGIRITLAQLIEMRHRVREVQLFSSPSQRSPLVGLHHSKLRGRGVDFDQVRVYQAGDDVRTIDWRVTARTQEPHTKMFHEERERPIFILAEQSRRLFFGSGLMFKSVLAAQAASLIGWAALGHNDRVGGLVFGDHEHYEIKPRRSKQSLLQLLNRLVRVNQSLHTEVQSDRDALGMALIRAREVLRPGSLVIVICDERALTDAAEQQLSLLSRHCDLMLLPLSDPLDHALPAAGLLRFAERGAQLELDTLNYDLRQAYRAQAEARIARWELLAQKLRVLLMPLSTQSEMVEQLREYLNAKRPGKAS